A single region of the Lentisphaerota bacterium genome encodes:
- a CDS encoding ComF family protein: MSKKGIKLKTVRQAGLTLLPAMRRLTAAAGELIFPRVCGGCGGPSDRPSGHLCWNCFRRLPLLNASCCERCGCRVRTAETHAFLCSACREHLPAFDRARVAGRFRGNLRRLTHAFKYSRALWLTDDLAELVTGCVVAQFDAAAVDVVVPIPLFPTRARSRGYNQAALLGAEVARRLDRPFAPRALKRVRDTGTQTRLSAVARRRNVRDAFVTREAGWVVGRTVLLIDDVMTTGATLSEGARALKAGGAWRVWAVAMARA, from the coding sequence CGGCGGCTAACCGCGGCGGCAGGCGAGCTGATTTTTCCCCGCGTGTGCGGCGGCTGCGGCGGCCCTTCCGACCGGCCGTCGGGGCATCTCTGCTGGAACTGCTTCCGGAGGCTGCCGTTGCTCAACGCCTCGTGCTGCGAGCGGTGCGGATGTCGGGTCAGAACCGCCGAGACGCATGCGTTCCTGTGCAGCGCCTGCCGGGAACATCTGCCGGCGTTTGACCGGGCGCGCGTGGCGGGGAGGTTTCGGGGAAACCTGCGTCGGCTGACGCATGCGTTCAAATACAGTCGGGCGCTGTGGCTGACCGACGATCTGGCCGAGCTGGTCACCGGCTGCGTCGTGGCGCAGTTCGATGCCGCAGCCGTGGATGTGGTCGTGCCGATCCCGCTGTTCCCCACCCGCGCACGGAGCCGGGGCTACAATCAGGCGGCACTGCTGGGAGCGGAGGTCGCGCGCCGTCTCGACCGGCCGTTCGCGCCCCGAGCGCTGAAGCGGGTGCGCGACACCGGCACGCAGACGCGCCTCTCGGCCGTCGCGCGCCGACGGAACGTGCGCGACGCCTTCGTCACGCGCGAGGCGGGATGGGTGGTCGGCCGGACTGTGCTGCTGATTGACGATGTCATGACCACGGGCGCGACGCTCAGCGAGGGGGCGCGCGCGCTGAAAGCGGGCGGAGCGTGGCGGGTCTGGGCCGTCGCGATGGCGCGGGCCTGA
- the thpR gene encoding RNA 2',3'-cyclic phosphodiesterase: MRLFVAIKLSVEARRALGIACAPFHALAQDCVWSNPEQLHVTLAFLGDCAPAFLPHLTRAIDAVCQPVAPFTCRSVGFGYFGSRRYPSVIWAGVEPADVIESLHERFWQSFTKLGYERPSARFDAHITLARCKDRTRNAALLEALDAAETDNLGQWDAAGVTLFESRLGPRGASYRPVHQAAFGQARGY; the protein is encoded by the coding sequence ATGCGCTTGTTCGTTGCGATCAAATTGAGTGTCGAAGCCCGCCGTGCGTTGGGAATAGCGTGTGCCCCGTTTCACGCCCTGGCCCAGGACTGCGTCTGGAGCAATCCGGAGCAGTTGCACGTGACACTCGCCTTCCTGGGCGACTGTGCGCCTGCGTTTCTGCCGCATCTCACGCGCGCGATCGACGCGGTCTGCCAGCCGGTGGCGCCGTTCACCTGCCGGTCGGTCGGATTCGGCTATTTCGGGTCCCGTCGCTATCCGAGCGTGATCTGGGCCGGTGTCGAACCGGCTGATGTAATCGAGTCGCTGCACGAGCGTTTCTGGCAATCCTTCACCAAACTCGGCTATGAGCGGCCCAGCGCCCGGTTCGACGCGCACATCACGCTGGCCCGCTGCAAGGACCGCACCCGCAATGCGGCGTTGCTCGAAGCGCTGGATGCGGCCGAGACCGACAACCTCGGCCAGTGGGACGCCGCCGGCGTGACGCTCTTCGAGAGCCGCCTCGGTCCGCGCGGTGCCAGCTACCGCCCCGTGCACCAGGCCGCGTTCGGGCAGGCGAGGGGTTATTAA